A genomic region of Pseudoalteromonas piscicida contains the following coding sequences:
- a CDS encoding type VI secretion system Vgr family protein, protein MEMFASLADKLPKANESHFAIEIAGLSGSLFKVLSFESQNDSLCSDYRFDIEVLSEELIEPDLVIGKDVTFSITWAMSDRTVSGIITEYVCHGRSHQGYVYTLSFQSLLVLLKHQRSNRVFTDMSADAIIKSVLDKAGFPSGKLQFKASSPSLAMTVQYDESDFDFVTRLMRRYGFVYGSTESTGSQANLSVFGSSSDFSSEMEEITLPYASPTGQVRPSESVFAFSKKASLLNSGFRLYDEDYEKGCALSVNSNNQSEVGGFGEDCIFAENFMTEGDGDALTKVHQQSIDCRRNVFVIDTDCRALRPGVALTITDHLNYSGRYLVVSVAHKGCQGGSVEYGSKVKGLTYKNQATIIPIDVQFKAPVIKRKKVFASFNAKIEQEVDDKGRYKVKLPFNQDGEGEESKPTRLMQHYGGPGGHGMHFPLNKGTEVMVAGENGDLDRPIILGALFNDEALSPVTAENATENKLVTKAENTLLMDDKQGEEKIQLFTKAQENMLEFNATEGSEFIKLETKKGYIDIKSKEAMTLQSQANIVAQADKEISIRVEDAVYIQSIESNIEINAKEAIQLTADTDIKIQSADSNIQFEAQQSINLEAAQDISYFSVDGNVELAAQNGNFTINADRNISIVGQGSGSIQLSQGGGKIEIDAAGNITIDANNLNLSASNISVSGSAISHN, encoded by the coding sequence ATGGAAATGTTCGCATCACTTGCCGATAAACTGCCTAAGGCAAACGAAAGTCACTTTGCAATCGAAATTGCGGGGCTGTCTGGGAGTTTATTTAAAGTATTGAGTTTTGAATCACAGAATGACAGCCTATGCAGTGACTATCGCTTCGATATTGAGGTGTTAAGTGAAGAGCTAATTGAGCCTGATCTGGTGATTGGTAAAGATGTTACATTTTCCATTACGTGGGCCATGTCTGACAGAACGGTTTCGGGAATTATTACCGAATATGTTTGCCATGGTCGCAGTCATCAAGGCTACGTCTATACCTTATCTTTTCAATCACTTTTGGTGTTGCTCAAACATCAGCGATCTAATCGCGTTTTTACCGACATGTCGGCGGATGCCATTATTAAAAGCGTGTTAGATAAGGCAGGGTTCCCGTCAGGAAAATTGCAATTTAAGGCTTCATCACCATCCCTTGCCATGACAGTGCAATACGACGAGAGTGATTTTGACTTTGTAACGCGTTTAATGCGCCGCTACGGTTTTGTTTACGGCAGCACAGAGTCAACGGGTAGCCAAGCCAACCTGTCGGTGTTTGGCAGTAGCAGTGATTTTTCTTCAGAGATGGAAGAGATCACCTTGCCTTATGCGTCACCCACCGGACAAGTTAGACCGAGTGAGTCTGTCTTTGCCTTTTCTAAAAAAGCGAGCCTACTAAATAGCGGCTTTAGGCTGTATGACGAAGACTATGAAAAAGGCTGCGCACTGTCTGTTAATAGCAATAATCAATCAGAGGTTGGTGGCTTTGGTGAAGACTGTATATTTGCTGAAAACTTCATGACTGAAGGAGATGGCGATGCGCTTACCAAAGTACACCAGCAAAGCATCGACTGCCGGAGAAATGTTTTTGTTATCGATACCGACTGCCGAGCGCTTCGCCCGGGCGTAGCTTTAACCATAACCGATCACCTTAATTATAGTGGTCGTTACTTAGTGGTGTCCGTTGCCCACAAAGGCTGTCAAGGCGGTAGTGTTGAATACGGTTCCAAGGTAAAAGGCTTAACCTATAAAAACCAAGCGACGATTATCCCAATTGATGTGCAGTTTAAAGCGCCTGTTATTAAGCGCAAAAAGGTTTTTGCATCGTTTAACGCCAAGATTGAGCAAGAAGTGGATGACAAAGGACGCTATAAAGTCAAGCTGCCATTCAACCAAGATGGTGAAGGGGAAGAGAGTAAACCGACTCGACTTATGCAGCACTATGGTGGGCCTGGCGGGCACGGCATGCACTTTCCTTTAAACAAAGGAACCGAGGTTATGGTGGCGGGCGAAAATGGCGACTTAGACAGGCCGATTATTCTCGGTGCACTATTTAACGATGAAGCACTAAGCCCGGTGACAGCCGAGAATGCTACTGAAAATAAATTGGTAACAAAGGCAGAAAACACCTTGTTGATGGATGACAAACAAGGCGAAGAGAAAATCCAACTGTTCACCAAAGCGCAAGAAAACATGCTCGAATTTAATGCCACCGAAGGCAGCGAATTTATCAAGCTTGAAACCAAAAAAGGTTACATCGATATTAAATCGAAAGAAGCGATGACGCTGCAATCACAAGCGAATATTGTGGCACAAGCCGACAAAGAAATAAGCATTCGCGTAGAAGATGCTGTTTATATCCAAAGTATCGAGTCCAATATTGAGATCAATGCCAAAGAGGCGATTCAACTCACCGCAGATACCGACATTAAAATTCAGTCTGCTGACAGCAATATTCAATTTGAAGCGCAACAATCCATCAACCTAGAGGCCGCGCAAGACATCAGTTACTTCAGTGTTGATGGTAACGTCGAGCTTGCGGCACAAAATGGTAACTTCACTATCAATGCCGATAGAAACATTTCTATTGTTGGGCAAGGTAGCGGTTCAATTCAGCTTTCTCAAGGCGGCGGCAAAATAGAAATAGATGCGGCAGGTAATATTACCATTGATGCCAACAACTTGAACTTAAGCGCCAGCAACATTTCAGTGTCTGGCTCAGCAATTAGCCATAACTAA
- a CDS encoding DUF2169 family type VI secretion system accessory protein, with protein MLVNESEWQSSTVEAWDEEKDPIVVIAVKQNFEYDVKGNVYPDPTGAPVVLADDFDGEGLEASLTAVSEVQPYKTGFEVYGELTCFPPTDKQARVIEVGLKLGCNDRVFVDKLLRVTGERVWKRSLFGPVASDPQVLSPCVLNYQLAYGGTSPSDEEQVSTQNPLGRGYKLKNKEAKGQPLPQVEYANQVLKKPSHDTAVASFAAIPPFWSPRVDKLPEVDESQALEGKFPFKAAVPAAHYQVAPQDQQTQNPFSDGWWIDMMGLTPDLPYGQSLKLTLPRIMPRCRLVNGPDGMPIDMQCDTLVIDSQTQQFSLIWRGRVKKSQTGSNSVFLVEEAQAQGVAHAV; from the coding sequence ATGCTAGTGAATGAATCCGAGTGGCAAAGTAGCACGGTTGAGGCTTGGGATGAGGAAAAAGATCCCATCGTAGTCATCGCTGTAAAGCAAAACTTTGAATACGACGTAAAGGGTAATGTGTATCCCGATCCAACTGGAGCGCCTGTTGTACTTGCTGATGACTTTGACGGTGAAGGGCTTGAAGCCAGCCTAACCGCCGTTAGCGAAGTTCAGCCTTATAAAACCGGTTTTGAAGTATATGGTGAATTGACCTGCTTTCCACCAACCGACAAACAAGCGCGAGTGATTGAAGTAGGACTCAAACTCGGCTGTAACGACAGGGTCTTTGTTGATAAATTACTTCGAGTTACTGGTGAGCGTGTGTGGAAGCGATCTCTATTTGGGCCCGTGGCGAGCGATCCACAAGTGTTATCGCCCTGTGTATTAAATTACCAACTTGCCTATGGCGGCACAAGTCCGTCGGATGAAGAACAAGTTTCAACCCAAAATCCCCTTGGTCGTGGCTATAAGCTCAAAAATAAAGAAGCGAAAGGCCAGCCATTGCCGCAAGTGGAATATGCCAATCAGGTATTAAAAAAGCCGAGTCACGACACTGCGGTTGCAAGTTTTGCAGCGATCCCACCATTTTGGTCGCCAAGGGTGGATAAACTTCCTGAGGTTGACGAATCCCAAGCTTTAGAGGGCAAGTTCCCATTTAAAGCAGCAGTCCCTGCTGCGCATTATCAAGTCGCACCGCAAGACCAACAAACTCAAAACCCATTTAGTGATGGCTGGTGGATTGACATGATGGGCTTGACACCAGATTTACCTTATGGACAAAGTCTAAAGCTAACGTTGCCCAGAATCATGCCTCGCTGTCGTTTGGTTAATGGCCCAGACGGCATGCCTATTGATATGCAGTGTGATACGCTGGTAATTGACTCGCAAACACAACAGTTTTCATTAATATGGCGAGGAAGGGTAAAAAAGAGCCAAACAGGCAGTAACAGTGTGTTCTTAGTAGAAGAGGCGCAAGCGCAAGGAGTGGCACATGCAGTTTGA
- the tssH gene encoding type VI secretion system ATPase TssH — MDATGIKNLIDKLNHHSATALEAAAGFAASRKHFEVLPEHYLLKLMEEHNDGDVAKILPFFEVDQDALWNSALEFINQQDAGNPSKPVFSRRLYEWLEKAWLSANMRHQNDWITGAALIDSFKDMAIYSPAFGLAREFDKIDTHFLKQNLNKICKGSTERQVFSKPNADNTVSNSRSQGESALEAFCEDLTEKARSGAIDPVLGRNEEIRLAIDVLCRRRKNNPIFVGEPGVGKTAVVEGLAQRVVEGQVPPELKEVKICVLDMGLLQAGAGVKGEFERRLKQVIDEVKSSATPVILFIDEAHTLIGAGGDAGMGDAANLLKPALARGEVRTLAATTWSEYKKYFERDAALERRFQLIKVDEPTEQAAKLMLTGLKDKYEKHHQIQITDSAIEAAVTLSARYITGRQLPDKAIDVLDTAAAMVRMGPATSPVVIDKAKEQIRYYQSRIERLAIESKLGIADQTCIQSLTDALTQAQEQLAELEQSRELQIDAYNALHGASDEEKPAIRQALAALNQDDNAIFSEVTSDTVAQVIASWTGIPVGNMVKDELENLLKLEQSLAQSVVGQNAGLTAIAQTLRVAKAGVSASSGPLGVFLLAGPSGVGKTETAKHIAELLFGGEKFLTTINMSEYQESHTVSQLKGSPPGYVGYGEGGVLTEAVRQRPYSVVLLDEVEKAHADVMNMFYQVFEMGVMRDGEGREIDFRNTVIIMTSNLGAEQIINACTPETEQQAMQQMVDGIIQQGVPEDEEAQDNNEEETPFERPSFQQLVSLIKPNLLAHFAPALLARMQVVPFFPLDTDVLKHIVALKLEKVAARLRDNHAIQLRVDQTALDYLADKCAMSDSGARLVNATIEQQILPGIARSILGFMSEEDMPDLLTLTLDENGEIEAVFADLS; from the coding sequence ATGGACGCAACAGGCATAAAGAATCTCATAGACAAACTCAATCATCACAGCGCGACAGCGTTAGAAGCCGCGGCTGGATTCGCAGCGAGTCGAAAGCATTTTGAAGTGCTACCAGAGCATTACCTATTAAAGTTAATGGAAGAGCACAATGACGGCGATGTTGCGAAGATTTTACCTTTCTTCGAAGTTGATCAAGACGCATTGTGGAATAGTGCGCTCGAATTTATCAATCAACAAGATGCTGGTAACCCGAGCAAGCCGGTTTTCTCCCGTCGCCTCTATGAGTGGTTAGAAAAAGCATGGCTCAGTGCAAACATGCGCCATCAAAATGATTGGATCACAGGAGCTGCGCTGATTGACTCGTTCAAAGACATGGCGATATACAGCCCTGCATTTGGACTGGCGCGCGAGTTCGACAAGATTGATACGCACTTCTTAAAGCAGAATTTAAATAAGATCTGTAAAGGCTCGACTGAGCGTCAAGTATTCAGTAAGCCAAATGCTGACAACACAGTGTCGAATAGCCGTTCACAAGGTGAAAGCGCGCTAGAAGCATTTTGTGAAGACCTCACTGAAAAAGCACGTTCTGGTGCAATTGACCCAGTCCTTGGGCGCAACGAAGAGATCCGTCTCGCAATCGATGTGTTGTGTCGTCGCCGTAAAAATAATCCAATCTTTGTCGGTGAACCCGGTGTTGGTAAAACGGCAGTGGTAGAAGGACTTGCTCAGCGCGTTGTTGAAGGGCAAGTTCCACCAGAACTTAAAGAAGTTAAGATCTGCGTACTGGATATGGGTCTGCTACAAGCTGGAGCAGGTGTAAAAGGTGAATTTGAGCGTCGTCTTAAACAAGTCATTGATGAAGTAAAGAGCTCAGCTACCCCCGTTATCTTGTTTATTGACGAAGCGCATACCTTGATTGGTGCTGGTGGCGATGCTGGTATGGGAGATGCCGCAAACCTACTAAAACCTGCGCTTGCACGTGGAGAAGTAAGAACACTTGCTGCAACGACATGGAGCGAATATAAAAAATATTTTGAGCGCGATGCTGCGCTTGAACGCCGCTTTCAATTAATTAAAGTCGATGAGCCAACCGAGCAAGCTGCAAAGCTCATGCTAACGGGGCTGAAAGATAAATACGAAAAGCACCACCAAATTCAAATCACAGACAGTGCAATTGAAGCCGCGGTTACGTTGTCAGCTCGATATATCACAGGTAGACAATTGCCTGACAAAGCCATTGATGTACTAGATACCGCAGCTGCTATGGTCAGAATGGGACCGGCAACGTCGCCTGTTGTGATTGATAAAGCCAAAGAGCAGATCCGTTACTATCAAAGCAGAATTGAACGCTTGGCAATTGAGTCAAAGCTTGGGATTGCAGATCAAACCTGTATTCAAAGTCTCACCGATGCGCTTACACAAGCCCAAGAGCAGCTTGCTGAGCTTGAGCAAAGTCGAGAGCTGCAAATTGATGCTTATAACGCCTTGCACGGTGCGAGTGACGAAGAGAAACCTGCGATTAGACAAGCGCTTGCTGCGTTAAATCAAGATGATAATGCGATTTTCTCCGAAGTGACCAGCGATACGGTAGCGCAAGTGATCGCAAGTTGGACTGGGATCCCTGTTGGTAACATGGTGAAAGACGAGCTGGAGAACTTACTTAAGCTTGAGCAATCACTAGCGCAAAGTGTTGTGGGGCAAAATGCAGGATTGACTGCGATTGCACAAACCTTACGGGTAGCAAAAGCGGGTGTATCGGCCTCATCTGGCCCATTGGGCGTATTCTTATTAGCAGGCCCTTCAGGGGTTGGTAAAACCGAAACGGCAAAACACATAGCCGAGTTATTATTTGGTGGCGAGAAGTTCTTAACCACGATAAACATGAGTGAATATCAGGAGTCACACACGGTATCACAACTTAAAGGCTCGCCACCGGGTTATGTGGGTTATGGTGAAGGTGGGGTGTTAACCGAAGCTGTGCGCCAACGTCCATATTCTGTGGTGTTACTTGACGAAGTGGAAAAAGCCCACGCAGATGTCATGAATATGTTCTATCAAGTGTTTGAAATGGGCGTAATGCGTGATGGTGAAGGGCGTGAAATCGATTTTAGAAACACGGTTATCATCATGACTTCTAATTTAGGGGCTGAGCAAATCATCAATGCTTGTACACCAGAAACCGAGCAGCAAGCCATGCAGCAAATGGTGGATGGGATCATTCAGCAAGGCGTACCTGAAGACGAAGAAGCACAAGACAACAACGAAGAAGAAACACCGTTTGAGAGACCGAGCTTTCAGCAGCTAGTCAGCTTAATTAAGCCAAACTTGCTCGCGCATTTTGCACCTGCGCTTTTAGCGCGTATGCAGGTTGTGCCTTTCTTCCCGCTTGATACTGATGTGTTAAAACATATCGTGGCACTAAAGCTTGAGAAGGTCGCGGCGCGACTTCGTGACAATCACGCTATACAACTGCGCGTAGATCAAACGGCGCTGGATTATCTAGCCGATAAATGCGCTATGTCTGATAGCGGCGCACGATTGGTTAACGCAACAATTGAACAACAAATTTTACCTGGGATCGCTCGCTCAATTTTGGGCTTTATGAGCGAAGAAGATATGCCAGATCTGCTGACGCTGACACTGGATGAAAATGGTGAAATTGAAGCCGTATTCGCCGACTTAAGTTAA
- a CDS encoding DUF5666 domain-containing protein, with protein sequence MDRKWLLPSLLASSSLLVACGGGSDDDPQPGDNTGAKGSIKVIVQGLPAGAEADLTLTGPSSYSEDISTTTTLSALATGEYKLTATSRSVNQALYQPNEESITVDLSSNEEETITITYRTSVSAQGTVTGFGSVYVNGVRYETTPEQQANLKVGMQVNLQGKQGADGDFAVADSISYDATAKGVVTAVDYAKQTITVLGQEFGVDKRTKLDIAFIELNTGDFVEISALHQGQGQYIATRIDVEEQSGEFEVEGKVSELNLDAKTFKLGALIVDYSQASEVEGTIENDAIVEVEASNLPVEGVLLADSIEVESANSAPSGAVAKFEGIVTQVSDDAFAIGGHTFTLSDETDYKKGDDDDLQVGMRVFVLAVATEEGLIAKKVRFDKHSEIELTGVIDAIDLEAQTLTVFGSSYFVDNYTQFEDESDAEDNELKLEKLNIGDVVEIEAFGFEGAYVVRDLERLSASDFNDQQEHEVEGKVTAVNAAEQTITVGKLVFAINGATELELESDVDLTVFFEKVAAGDIAEVDYVIQGDALIATKVEVDDKDDDFDDRTFELTGKVSDFNPVDATFSLNGKTVFFDENTEFKNGIFVNDDFVEVKAIQRADGSVFALKIEIESEDGIELEVEGNVTNFVSASEFMVNGISIITDNNTEFKDGSRENLANGVSVEVEGVLTQDNLLLAKKVEFDDDDAEEVEIAGFIEDLVKDSPFDYQFNLGAQRVQVTANTEFKHGNFEKLDNGLEVEVEGYTIDGVTVVAKELKFQAIKYVEVEGAITQVDSATMFYVLDQKIKVSEQTQFEDGEQSDIATGKNVEVEGYLVTEDGETYIQAEKVEFED encoded by the coding sequence ATGGATAGAAAATGGTTATTACCATCATTATTGGCATCAAGTAGCCTTCTGGTCGCATGTGGGGGCGGAAGTGATGACGATCCGCAACCTGGCGATAACACCGGAGCCAAAGGTTCAATAAAAGTCATTGTACAGGGCTTACCCGCTGGAGCTGAGGCTGATCTAACGTTAACAGGTCCATCAAGCTATAGCGAAGATATTTCTACTACCACTACACTCAGTGCGCTTGCTACAGGTGAATATAAGCTAACCGCTACCTCTCGCTCTGTAAATCAGGCGCTTTATCAGCCCAATGAAGAATCAATTACCGTTGATTTAAGCAGCAATGAGGAAGAAACAATCACCATTACCTACCGTACATCAGTAAGTGCACAGGGAACCGTAACTGGATTCGGCAGTGTGTACGTAAACGGTGTGCGTTATGAAACAACGCCAGAACAACAAGCAAATCTTAAAGTGGGTATGCAGGTAAATCTGCAAGGTAAGCAAGGCGCAGATGGTGATTTTGCAGTAGCTGATTCTATTAGCTACGACGCAACCGCTAAAGGTGTAGTGACGGCAGTCGACTACGCCAAACAAACAATCACTGTGTTGGGTCAAGAATTTGGTGTTGATAAGCGCACAAAGCTAGATATCGCATTTATTGAGTTAAATACGGGAGACTTCGTTGAGATCAGTGCGCTGCATCAAGGGCAGGGTCAATATATCGCTACCCGTATTGATGTTGAAGAACAAAGTGGCGAGTTTGAGGTTGAAGGCAAGGTTTCTGAACTAAATCTCGATGCCAAGACATTTAAATTAGGCGCGCTTATTGTCGACTACAGCCAAGCGTCAGAGGTCGAAGGCACGATAGAAAATGATGCAATAGTAGAAGTAGAGGCATCGAACTTGCCTGTAGAGGGCGTTTTACTTGCTGACAGCATCGAAGTTGAAAGCGCCAATTCAGCGCCTTCGGGAGCGGTGGCTAAATTCGAAGGAATAGTAACGCAAGTCAGTGACGATGCTTTTGCAATTGGCGGCCATACTTTTACATTGAGCGATGAGACTGACTATAAGAAAGGCGACGATGACGACTTACAAGTCGGTATGCGTGTATTTGTGCTTGCAGTTGCAACTGAAGAAGGTTTAATCGCCAAAAAAGTACGCTTTGATAAGCACTCTGAAATCGAACTAACTGGTGTAATTGACGCAATTGATCTTGAAGCACAAACACTAACGGTATTTGGTAGCAGTTATTTTGTAGATAACTATACCCAATTTGAAGATGAGTCAGATGCTGAGGACAACGAACTTAAACTTGAGAAGCTTAATATTGGCGATGTCGTTGAAATTGAAGCTTTTGGCTTTGAAGGTGCTTATGTCGTGAGAGACTTAGAGCGCCTCTCTGCGAGTGATTTTAATGATCAGCAAGAGCATGAAGTTGAAGGAAAAGTTACTGCTGTGAATGCAGCTGAGCAGACAATCACTGTTGGTAAACTGGTCTTTGCTATCAATGGAGCAACCGAACTTGAGCTTGAGAGTGATGTTGATCTAACGGTATTTTTTGAAAAAGTGGCGGCAGGTGATATCGCGGAAGTTGACTATGTGATCCAAGGTGATGCACTTATCGCCACGAAAGTTGAGGTTGACGACAAAGACGACGACTTTGATGACCGAACTTTTGAATTAACAGGTAAGGTTTCGGACTTTAACCCTGTCGATGCAACTTTTAGCCTCAATGGTAAAACCGTATTTTTTGATGAAAACACCGAGTTTAAAAACGGCATATTTGTCAATGACGACTTCGTTGAAGTCAAAGCGATTCAGCGTGCCGACGGCTCAGTTTTTGCGCTTAAAATTGAAATCGAGTCTGAAGACGGCATTGAGCTTGAAGTTGAAGGTAACGTCACCAACTTTGTCTCAGCGTCTGAGTTTATGGTAAATGGCATTTCAATTATCACGGATAACAATACTGAGTTTAAAGATGGCAGCCGTGAAAACTTAGCGAATGGCGTCTCTGTTGAAGTCGAAGGGGTGTTAACCCAAGATAACCTACTATTGGCTAAGAAAGTTGAATTTGATGATGACGATGCCGAAGAAGTAGAGATTGCGGGGTTTATCGAAGATTTAGTTAAGGACTCTCCGTTTGATTATCAGTTCAATCTCGGCGCGCAGCGTGTTCAAGTTACCGCAAACACAGAGTTTAAGCATGGTAATTTTGAAAAGCTAGATAATGGTTTAGAAGTGGAAGTCGAAGGATACACCATAGATGGCGTGACAGTGGTTGCTAAAGAGCTGAAGTTTCAAGCAATAAAGTACGTAGAAGTTGAGGGGGCAATCACGCAGGTTGATTCAGCAACCATGTTTTATGTACTCGATCAGAAAATTAAAGTGTCTGAGCAAACTCAGTTTGAAGATGGTGAACAGTCTGATATTGCAACGGGTAAAAACGTTGAAGTAGAGGGCTATTTAGTAACCGAGGATGGTGAAACTTATATTCAAGCAGAAAAAGTAGAGTTCGAAGACTAA
- a CDS encoding DUF4150 domain-containing protein encodes MSFIAAVKGKEPDSIQYDQDAMSATLRVGGSVSWRHNNPALLKLTIAAKNNGAIGCVNGIAVFPDKASDENAFIDEIARAKYGDMVLGEMITEFASDYIVPPPNWNDEKNEPILPHQEPDTGMDMHKPIDDARAFLGLVERKIGWQAGTEEQIEKDVDSEAQQVGIVSGQNVLINGRTAVHKDSGGMLNTIDVCWTKIGKVVVPIPYSNLAKSGDAASTASSVKINGNPAANIKSNFSKSTGDQPGKKKGIASGTIKGKAEFITSSFDVYIEGKPAVRQGDLMISNSKNTPPSPLNQPGGATPSSLSVAKRDATPDKSGSKKLKVSVSGKEYYKDGVKLG; translated from the coding sequence ATGAGCTTTATCGCAGCAGTAAAGGGAAAAGAGCCAGATTCGATTCAGTACGATCAAGATGCCATGTCTGCAACGCTGAGAGTAGGCGGGAGTGTGTCGTGGCGACATAACAATCCTGCATTGTTAAAGCTTACTATCGCAGCGAAAAATAATGGTGCCATTGGTTGTGTAAATGGGATAGCCGTATTTCCTGACAAGGCCAGCGATGAAAACGCATTTATAGATGAGATTGCGCGCGCTAAATATGGCGATATGGTATTGGGTGAAATGATAACTGAGTTTGCCAGTGACTATATTGTCCCACCGCCAAACTGGAACGACGAAAAAAACGAGCCAATTTTACCTCATCAAGAGCCAGATACTGGCATGGATATGCATAAGCCAATTGATGACGCTCGGGCATTTTTAGGTTTGGTTGAACGCAAAATAGGATGGCAAGCTGGCACTGAGGAACAAATTGAAAAAGATGTAGATAGCGAAGCACAGCAAGTCGGTATCGTAAGCGGGCAAAACGTATTAATTAATGGTCGCACTGCAGTCCATAAAGACAGTGGTGGCATGCTAAATACCATAGATGTGTGCTGGACTAAAATTGGCAAAGTTGTTGTGCCAATTCCTTATAGCAATCTTGCTAAGTCCGGTGATGCAGCGAGCACGGCAAGCTCGGTAAAAATCAATGGCAATCCCGCAGCAAATATCAAAAGTAACTTTTCAAAAAGCACAGGTGACCAACCCGGTAAAAAGAAAGGCATTGCCAGTGGCACAATCAAAGGCAAAGCAGAGTTTATTACCAGCTCTTTTGATGTGTATATCGAAGGAAAACCTGCAGTTCGCCAAGGAGATCTTATGATCTCTAACAGTAAAAACACGCCGCCTTCTCCTCTTAATCAACCGGGCGGTGCGACCCCTAGCTCACTGTCAGTGGCAAAAAGAGATGCAACCCCCGATAAATCAGGAAGTAAAAAGTTAAAAGTAAGCGTATCAGGTAAAGAGTATTACAAGGATGGAGTGAAACTAGGATGA